In one Lolium rigidum isolate FL_2022 chromosome 3, APGP_CSIRO_Lrig_0.1, whole genome shotgun sequence genomic region, the following are encoded:
- the LOC124702168 gene encoding uncharacterized protein LOC124702168, protein MANVDDPKNETSSWSIFNWKNKAEMEGPSDVQKPRMRSTQEILTKYKYDGDAAAAAAHAKEKLLERKEKLERMVQESAELESESENFATLAQQITKSMESKRWWNWRA, encoded by the exons ATGGCAAATGTCGATGATCCGAAGAATGAAACATCGTCTTGGTCCATTTTCAATTGGAAAAACAAAGCAG AGATGGAGGGGCCAAGTGATGTTCAGAAACCAAGAATGAGAAGCACGCAAGAGATCCTCACTAAATACAAATACGACGGG GATGCTGCGGCGGCAGCGGCTCATGCAAAAGAAAAGCTCCTGGAGCGGAAGGAAAAACTTGAG AGAATGGTCCAAGAATCTGCAGAGCTAGAGAGCGAGTCGGAAAACTTCGCAACCCTCGCCCAGCAGATTACGAAATCCATGGAGAGCAAGAGGTGGTGGAACTGGAGAGCATGA